The Elaeis guineensis isolate ETL-2024a chromosome 5, EG11, whole genome shotgun sequence DNA segment CCGTCCTCCGGCCTCGACGAAGCCTACATCTGCGACCGTGATGGCACCCGCTCTCATCTTCGATGAtcttccctcttctctctctttcttgctcgTTTTAAAGTCCTATCGGACGAACCGACGAGCCGTGGATGCTTTCGCAGCCCTCCGGTGGCCGCAGtgggccaccgccggcctccaGTGGCTCCGACctccctccttctcctcctctctctctctctctctctcactttttctctctttccctccCTCCTCCGCCAGTATACCGTTTGAATCGGCCGAACCATGCCAGTCCGGCTCGGTATagggtgtaccggccggttcgaCATGGTACAACATTCCATGGTATAACCACTAGCAACTGGACAtgtgcaattaaagttaaagactgATGAGAAAAGGAATTTAAGAAATTTGGGGATAAGAAAGATAAAACACGAAAGATTAGAAAATGTatcgatatatattttttttaaaatgttaaAAAAAGAGTTGAATGAACTAAGGATAATGATAAGGGATaggtcaagaattttttttaaatatagacCAATTGGTTTGGAATGTCTAAGGAAAAAGGTAGAGGCACACAAACAAATAGAGGCGCACTTAGATAATATATCGTGTTTTTATACAAATATTCGTGAAGAGGGGAACTAAGATTATTGTACACAAAAACAAAAAGAGGCACACTTAGATAATATATCATGTTTCTATGCAAATATTCGTGAAGAGGAGAACTAAGATTATTGTGGTCACAAAATTTGACTGAtggaatctaaaatatataagcaTGCATACATACACGCATATATAGATGCACTGCTACTTATTCACTACTATTGTCTAAAATCTCACATTTATGAATCTtaatagatacatatatacataaatatatacatattcaCATAtagtttatttatatatttttagtttaATTACTAATCTTTTGGTCATTTTACACTACCTTTTAATTATAACATAGATATCAAATAATcataaatcatatatttttttgaaaaaagtgcatgaaaaattgataaataatttagGAAGTATATAACTAATTGAAATACTCTTAAcaatatagtaaaaaaaattgaaaaaatataaaaaaatgcatgtattttcttaatatttctatcaaaGAGGACTGTTCAAATAGTATGAGCTCTTTGAAATAATCCCATCTAAtcagtaaaattaaaattaatcctTAACATATAGCAGTGTTAGATATTGTCCTAGTAGTTTGATGGTTGTACAACCTGACGACTAGCATTTCGAGTCCGCTCGCAGTCAATAATTGCATATGATATTTCAAAGGGCCAGTCCTAGGGATGTAAAAAATGTCATTTCACAAATCTAATGACAGCTTAACATTGTTGTCTAACATTTGGGGTAATAATGATGACAAGAAATGGATCAAGGGTTAAATATGCAAATCACAACTTGATAAGAGTAAATAAAAATTAGGTATCTTTACAAGGCTATATATgcaaaatgggaaaaaaaaatctcaaagagTTTTATATTAGGACATGTTTGGTGTTTGCACTTGATTTCACATTAAATGTTACTTTTCAACTTCCAATAAAACATTGTCACACGATTATGTATCAAGTGCTTTCTATTCATGATTGTACCTTTGGAGCATATGctttgatttttcatcaagaaGCTCCTTAAAGCATGAATAATTTTAACTGGATTGATTGTTTGAGATATATTGCTTGATAGTTACTGGAAACTCTGACCCAACCTACTCTGGCCAAAACCCAATTCACATTGATCACCCTAAACCCAAATCATAGGTCATATTACATTTTTATCATCCGAACTCGAACCTGACCTCAAGAATTAATGGGTCATCATATTTTGATTACTCGAACTCAAACTCAACTTCCAAAATTGATGCATCTTATTGTGTTTTTATTTCCCAAACTCAATTCGAGCAATCTTCAAAGGATCGAGTATGGAATAAGACCCACTCTATTGGGTCTGCATAACCTAGCGAACCTGGATTACCTGACCTGATCCACCTGGTGATCAGTTTAGTGTTATCTCTGGCTTCCCTGTTCAGTGAAATTCTGGTGTTATTGAAACCTTGACTTCAGCTATCTTCATGTTTGTTGCTAAGATACATTCTAGTATTGAAGTAGTGGAGTGGGGGGAGGGGTCTCTCCAATGTGCCTACAGATTTATGATTATCTTCTCTTCAATTATGTCAGGTAGAATTATATGAAAAAAACTTTGTCAAGTAGAACATTGTTTAAAACAAATATCTATCTTTGTGTGGATACTAGAGGCCTAGGTCTGATCCCTGCCTACGCTTGTAAAAGAAGGTGGTGATATGCATTTGTTCCACctgctctttttcttcttcaaaaaCTTTTTGTCAAGTTTCTATCTAATCTTGATTGATCCCTTGTCAATGACAATGCTTTATGGGATTCTTCATGGCCCTCCAAAGATGCTTCATTGCAGAACTTGTTGGCAAACAATGTAGAATGCATGGCATCTAGATCAAAAGAATCATTGACAATATGAGTTGATGTGGTAAGTAACCAGCTAAGGCAGTGCATATGACTGCTTTGTTTCAGAGAAAAAGAAAGGTTCCTTTCCTTTTGAGCTTATGCTGTACAACTACAAGGTATTTCTGCTACCACCCATAGAGTTTCTAAGTTTTGTGCCAAATCTCTCATCCAAAGTTGCCTAAGAAATTGGAACCAGCCTATATGGTTGGTGTCATGTTTAGAGCTTGTCAGATCACATTCCTAACTAAATTTTGATGAAACATGCCATAGTCTGTAAACAAGATAGAGTAGACAATGTTAAAGATTCATCTTTGGTGGTCAAGTAAACATGATATAGCTTCTTATGATTTCAGTGCTGAAATGCATTGTTTGTTGAAGAGTGGTTAATCTGCTAATGACTATTTTCTGACACAAGCTCTCTAGTGCAGCACCCTATCCATAGGCTAAGGTGTGTTAGCCTTTGTCTGGCTTAAACTTTCTTCTTCAAAGGAAACTAAAAGTTGATTCAATGGCATCTaggcttttcttttttctccaaaTAATGATAGCGGTGGGAGAGCCACGTTTCAAGTTGAAGTTGGAACCTCTTACTGGTCCAACACTGGGTAGAGGTACCAACCAGCAGACTGAAGCCTAGCTTGTTAGCAATTTAGGCTCTATTTGAATCTGCGGGAAGTGAAGGCTTTGCTCTGGCAACCTCAGTATAGTCAGTTAGTCCAGCCATAACTAATTTGTACTTGCATATAATTCATTAAATTTACTTATGTAATATCGAATTGAGTTAAAGTGAATGCTTGGGTCTTGAAAATGCTTTATGTATATGCAATAGATGCGGATGAGCCTTTGGAGCAGTTTGTTCCAGGTCTTTCTTCGATGAGGTTGGCTGATTTCAGATCTGTCTGTTCCATCGGGAGGCCACTAGGACGAGCATTGGACGCCTTCTCTTGGGTAAGGAAAGCACGATGTGTTCTTTTCACTTCGTTCTTTGAGCTTGAGGCTTGTGTTATAGATGCATTACGAGCAGAGCTTTCTTGTCCCGTGTACCCGGTCGGCCCTTCCATTCCTTATATGACACTCAAAGAGAAACCAAAGAAGCCCGTGCTGCTCAATGGAAGTGACAAGGACTGCTTCGACTGGTTAGACTCCCAACCAAAGAACTCTGTACTGTATGTCTCATTGGGCAGCTTCCTCTCGGTATCAAGCTCTCAGCTGGATGAGATTGCAATGGGTTTGCGTGCTAGTGAGACGAGGTTCTTGTGGGTTGCTCGTGGGGATTCTTCTCGAGTGCAGGAGATGAGTGGTGCCTTGGGCCTAGTGGTGCCTTGGTGTGACCAACTGAAGGTGTTGTGTCACCCTGCAGTTGGAAGCTTCTTGACTCACTGTGGCTGGAATTCTACTCTCGAAGGTGTATTCGCAGGGGTGCCAATGCTTACGTTTCCTATATCTTGGGATCAGCCACCTGATAGCAGGCTTATAGTGGATGAGTGGAAGGTGGGTCTGAGTCTGAAGGAAAAGATGGGGAAAGACAATGTAGTTGGGAGAGAGGAGATTGCTAAAACTATTAAGAGGTTGATGGAAGATACAGTTGAAAGCAGGGAGATCAGGAGAAGAGCTGCAGAACTGCGAGAGGCTTCTCATAGAGCAATTGAAGAGGGTGGATCATCATGTACTCATATCAATTCCTTTGTCAGAGATCTGTTGGTTGGCCATAATGTGTAGATGGCCGGTCTGACTTCCTGTGGTTTGTTttctcaaatttaaaaaaaatgttgtAGTCTATGAATAGGGCCCCTCTAGAAAGAGAACACTTTGGGTTTCAAGTCTCATGTGGTATATCTCCAAGTATCTTAACTTGGGTAATTTGGAAGGGAAAAATCTTGTTTTACTTTGGACTTCAATGAAATTTTGCTTACTTGCATcttaattaaacaaaaattggttgTAAGATAAATTGAATTTGGGCTCAAATCTGATCAGATTAAAATGAAATAATGGAGATTCTATATTGATGATTCAAATCATTAAATGTAatctactatctcaaaattatttatacattaaaaattatataattttaagatttttaatctatgatcaaaaaatatatctaatttaattttatttaggttatttaATTTTTGACTATTTAATGCATAGATTAAGAttttttgtattatatgattTTAAATGTATAAGTAGTTTTAAGATAATAGATCACATCCAATGATTTAGATCATTAATGTAGAATTTTGATTGTGAAATTTTGATTTGCTCTATATATGTGATTTTAAACTAACCCTATATGTGTGCGCGCATGCGCATTCTCTTGATTTTTTGTTGCATATAGCATGGTAGCCACATATAAAAGTATAGCTAGTGATATGTAAAAGTATAGCTTGTGATACTTATAAGGTTACTTATTTTGCTATTTTGCCTGCACATTGGGTCTGCACATTACGCAGTGTGCAAGGCTCATTCCATCTCTATTTGTACAAATTCTTTTCATAATTTCATAGGATAAAATCTAAGCATTGTCATTGGTCCTGACCAATGCAAATGTCTGATGGTCCGACAATGTTGTGATTAACCATTTTGCTTCAGATTTACTCGTTAATTGCATCAAATTGAGTCAtcatttctctttcttttattttgaaggAAGAGGTCAAGTCATCATTTCGAAACCTTTCACAAGCCCTTAATGTGAATCTTTCTGGAGAAAAAGGAAACTACAAGAACCCATTCGAATACCCAAGGTAGATGCCATCCGACGTGATCACAGACCGGATGGGCCATCTGGCCTTCTCAAGCCCGAAGCATGTCAAATAGATCTGAGTCTGAATTTTAAACCCGGTCCTCccatctcttcctcttcctctgtccttcttctcctccatcctcctcctcctcctcctcctctctctctctctctctctctctctctctctctctccctccccctctctcctttctcccctttctcccctcttccttTCCATATTCCATATTTaaaaagaagaaacaagaaaATTAAAGAAGCCCGAGACCCAACCCAGAGCCTGAGTGAGTACCGGGCTCAGGCCTTGACATGAGCCTGGCCCGCCGATGAACAAGTCGAGTTGCAATTACGGATCATTTGCTCTAGAGGACAGGATATGTTGGTGTCAATAGGAGAAGATTGGTAACAGAGATATGTCTATATGGAAAATCTATTCTATGGGTGTGCCAGCGATACTTGGAACGTGCAAGTGAAAAAGCTAGATTATTGTTATAGATTTCTCATGTATATGAACCAAGATATGCCAGTATCCTTTGGAAGTGGGTGGTGTCAATGTGCCAAGGTGGAGGTGTCCTTTGTTCGTTCCATCAAATCTAAACTATAAGGTCGCTATTGGTAGACATCGAACTTGTGCCATCTTTAGGGATTTTCCAAGGATGATCAGGAAGGCTGTCATCTTGCCTGTCATaagattattttcaaaaaaaaaaaaaaaaaaacttagaacAAAGAGAGAGATTTGATGACATAAAAATGGCTTGGATAAAATGTATCATTTTGTTTCCACAAAAGCTGCTTCATAAAAATCAGATGTCTCAACAATCAATAGGCATAGCTCCAAATTGCTTGCTTGAATACTTCTTGTACACAACCTTCAGCTTACTCTCCGGTGCCACTGAGTCCCCCTTGGACCGAAACAATCA contains these protein-coding regions:
- the LOC105045449 gene encoding UDP-glycosyltransferase 87A2, translating into MSPPTLDANRSCHVVAMPYPGRGHINPMMTLCRLLAARGIAVTFVVTEEWLGLLDSSPAPPLPPGVQLRTIPNVIPSENGRAADFSGFIDAVYTKMEDPVERLLDQLQPPATAIVADTYLPWAVALGNRRNIPVISLFTMAASFFSVLYHFDRLPFAGDRPLPVDESDADEPLEQFVPGLSSMRLADFRSVCSIGRPLGRALDAFSWVRKARCVLFTSFFELEACVIDALRAELSCPVYPVGPSIPYMTLKEKPKKPVLLNGSDKDCFDWLDSQPKNSVLYVSLGSFLSVSSSQLDEIAMGLRASETRFLWVARGDSSRVQEMSGALGLVVPWCDQLKVLCHPAVGSFLTHCGWNSTLEGVFAGVPMLTFPISWDQPPDSRLIVDEWKVGLSLKEKMGKDNVVGREEIAKTIKRLMEDTVESREIRRRAAELREASHRAIEEGGSSCTHINSFVRDLLVGHNV